One genomic segment of Occultella kanbiaonis includes these proteins:
- a CDS encoding ferritin-like domain-containing protein: MAFDIERFTQDSMRVNWEDLDLDNFRENPLPPESVRTLRYMCDVEYHTVCYLRDMLVTRSHGEGEVNAFMTMWNREEFWHGEALAHVLSLHGVTVNYDQLKDRRKKLGWRDRLAPVKQSLLSNIVGKDFVAVHMLWGAANEWSAAAAYKRLGVLEGHPSLAELLRRIAAQESKHVAFYATQAKTRLAGNPKAQKLARFALKNAWAPVGSGIMSDDEVTHVMGHLFGGTEGRKEINAIDRHIGRLPGMEGLTIFADALDARGVAA; the protein is encoded by the coding sequence ATGGCATTCGATATCGAACGGTTCACCCAGGACTCGATGAGGGTCAACTGGGAGGACCTCGACCTCGACAACTTCCGCGAGAACCCGCTGCCGCCGGAATCGGTGCGGACGTTGCGGTACATGTGTGACGTCGAGTACCACACGGTGTGTTACCTGCGGGACATGCTGGTCACCCGCTCCCACGGGGAGGGCGAGGTGAACGCCTTCATGACGATGTGGAACCGTGAGGAGTTCTGGCACGGGGAGGCGCTCGCGCACGTCCTCTCGCTGCATGGCGTGACGGTCAACTACGACCAGCTCAAGGACCGCCGCAAGAAGCTGGGCTGGCGGGACCGCCTCGCCCCGGTGAAGCAGTCCCTGCTCAGCAACATCGTCGGCAAGGACTTCGTGGCCGTGCACATGCTCTGGGGCGCCGCCAACGAGTGGTCCGCCGCTGCCGCGTACAAGCGCCTCGGCGTGCTCGAAGGGCACCCGTCACTGGCCGAGCTGCTCCGGCGGATCGCCGCCCAGGAGTCGAAGCACGTTGCCTTCTACGCGACGCAGGCGAAGACCCGGCTCGCCGGCAACCCCAAGGCGCAGAAGCTGGCCCGGTTCGCCCTGAAGAACGCCTGGGCGCCGGTGGGCTCGGGAATCATGTCCGACGACGAGGTGACCCATGTGATGGGTCACCTGTTCGGTGGTACGGAGGGTCGCAAGGAGATCAACGCGATCGACCGCCACATCGGCCGACTGCCCGGCATGGAGGGCCTGACCATCTTCGCGGACGCCCTCGACGCGCGCGGCGTCGCGGCGTGA
- a CDS encoding N-acetylmannosamine-6-phosphate 2-epimerase codes for MTSGAGTDLGGLVESLRDTLIVSCQAYPGEPMRDPEVMARVARAAVIGGAAAVRVQGLADIRATVDAVDVPVVGLWKDGSDGVFITPTLEHARAVADAGAQIVAVDGTRRPRPDGRTLAQTIAGLRDTHDVLVMADCGSLEDALAAQGAGADLLGTTLAGYTGERPRTDGPDLDLITMTAAACEAPVIAEGRIHTPAAAAQARRAGAFAVCVGTAITHPSTITGWFVDAITADG; via the coding sequence GTGACGAGCGGAGCCGGGACGGACCTCGGCGGCCTGGTCGAGTCCCTGCGCGACACCCTCATCGTGTCCTGCCAGGCCTACCCCGGGGAGCCGATGCGGGACCCTGAGGTCATGGCAAGGGTCGCCCGGGCCGCCGTGATCGGCGGGGCCGCCGCGGTGCGGGTGCAAGGGCTCGCGGACATCCGCGCGACCGTCGACGCCGTCGACGTCCCGGTGGTCGGCCTGTGGAAGGACGGCTCGGACGGTGTGTTCATCACCCCGACCCTCGAGCACGCTCGGGCCGTGGCGGACGCCGGCGCGCAGATCGTCGCCGTGGACGGCACCCGTCGCCCGCGGCCGGACGGGCGCACGCTCGCGCAGACCATCGCGGGCCTGCGGGACACCCACGACGTGCTCGTGATGGCCGACTGCGGCTCCCTCGAGGACGCCCTGGCTGCGCAGGGGGCGGGGGCGGACCTGCTCGGGACCACCTTGGCCGGGTACACCGGCGAACGGCCGAGGACGGACGGCCCGGACCTCGACCTGATCACCATGACCGCCGCCGCGTGCGAGGCGCCGGTGATCGCCGAGGGCCGCATCCACACGCCCGCAGCGGCGGCGCAGGCGCGCCGGGCCGGGGCGTTCGCCGTCTGCGTCGGCACCGCGATCACGCACCCGAGCACCATCACCGGCTGGTTCGTCGACGCCATCACCGCCGACGGGTAG
- a CDS encoding ROK family protein has translation MNTVIGVDLGGTKTAAALVDADGTLRGLREVATPAKAGPDAVLDAVAGVVRQVAAELGTEARDGGPRVGLGVASAGVVEARTGRIISATDAITAWAGTDVAGGLRARLADVLAPDLEVGVLNDVDAHAVGEAWIGAGAGREVVLMVAAGTGIGAGLVAAGLPWRGAHHSAGELGHLPSGDAVGLTCTCGRDGHLEAIAAGPAIHRRYLALGGDPASADTRDVARRAAAGEELAVRALTDTGRALGRGIAGIVTMLDPDVVVVGGGAAGAGDLWWRPMEEELRRELIPPLAGIELRPARLGPGAAIAGAARWLRLGRPWTGAAEADA, from the coding sequence ATGAACACTGTCATCGGCGTCGACCTCGGTGGCACCAAGACGGCCGCCGCGCTCGTCGACGCCGACGGCACCCTGCGCGGGCTGCGCGAGGTGGCCACGCCCGCGAAGGCCGGCCCGGACGCGGTGCTCGACGCCGTGGCCGGCGTGGTGCGGCAGGTCGCCGCCGAGCTGGGCACGGAAGCCCGCGACGGCGGACCTCGGGTCGGTCTCGGCGTCGCCAGCGCCGGGGTGGTCGAGGCCCGGACCGGCCGGATCATCTCGGCGACCGACGCGATCACGGCCTGGGCCGGCACGGACGTCGCCGGTGGCCTGCGGGCCCGGCTCGCCGACGTGCTCGCCCCGGACCTGGAGGTCGGGGTGCTCAACGACGTGGACGCGCACGCCGTGGGGGAGGCGTGGATCGGGGCCGGCGCGGGGCGTGAGGTCGTCCTCATGGTGGCCGCGGGAACCGGCATCGGTGCCGGCCTGGTCGCCGCTGGTCTGCCGTGGCGCGGAGCCCACCACAGCGCGGGCGAGCTCGGTCACCTGCCGTCCGGTGACGCCGTCGGGCTCACCTGCACCTGCGGGCGCGACGGCCACCTGGAGGCGATCGCCGCCGGACCGGCGATCCACCGGCGGTACCTCGCCCTCGGGGGCGACCCCGCGAGCGCGGACACGCGCGACGTGGCCCGCCGCGCCGCCGCCGGGGAGGAGCTGGCCGTCCGGGCCCTGACGGACACCGGCCGCGCGCTCGGCCGGGGCATCGCCGGGATCGTGACGATGCTCGACCCGGACGTCGTGGTCGTCGGCGGTGGCGCCGCCGGTGCCGGCGATCTCTGGTGGCGGCCCATGGAGGAGGAACTGCGCCGCGAACTCATCCCGCCGCTGGCCGGCATCGAGCTGCGGCCGGCCCGGCTCGGTCCCGGTGCGGCGATCGCCGGCGCGGCGCGGTGGCTGCGCCTCGGCCGTCCCTGGACCGGCGCCGCGGAAGCGGACGCGTGA
- a CDS encoding HPr family phosphocarrier protein, whose product MAERTATIGSPVGLHARPAAIFTRAAEDSGIQVRISKNGSVPQDAASILGVMTIGAKYGDTVTLHAEGARAERVLEELAELLSRDLDA is encoded by the coding sequence ATGGCTGAGCGCACGGCGACGATTGGCTCGCCGGTGGGGTTGCACGCCCGCCCGGCGGCGATCTTCACCCGCGCCGCCGAGGACTCCGGCATCCAGGTGCGGATCTCCAAGAACGGATCGGTGCCCCAGGATGCGGCGAGCATCCTCGGCGTGATGACGATCGGCGCGAAGTACGGGGACACCGTCACCCTGCACGCCGAGGGTGCGCGGGCCGAACGGGTCCTCGAGGAACTGGCCGAACTCCTCTCCCGCGACCTCGACGCCTGA
- a CDS encoding HAD-IB family hydrolase, translating into MSDPLNNAHVLITGATGFVGQAVLEKLLSTYPTTRISLLVRPRGALTAQMRVDKLLRKPVFSAWRERVGDDGVAAAAGRVTVLSGDLGDVPPLSDDIDVVIHSASSVSFDMPIDDAFRDNVGGPVSLYTALLESGSDPHVVHVSTCYVAGLRKGVAEERSLDHAVDRTEETTRALAARAEAEAASRRPEVLGRLLEKARSVHRRAGAQAVSQAAEEARAAWVTERLQDAGRTRAQSLGWPDVYTFTKALGERVAEELWGREHRLSVVRPTIIESSLSHPYPGWIDGFKVADPLIAAYGRGMLPEFPALADTILDVIPVDHVVNAILAAAAAPSPVGEPRYYQVASGIRNPLRFGRMVAMIREYFSAHPLLDDEGTTVQVPNWTFPNGPAVERSLRRRELAVDLADRAVGRLPANDRTRGWISAVFKAKRDLGTLRKFTDLYKPYTQTEVVFDDANTRALHESLPAERWESHGFDVTAIDWDYYMMEVHVPKVPGLMRARGRRGASGTSTKRALPQRTDVLAVFDLHGTVAAASLIEHYVWVELAAKGSGQALRELGGMVANSGTYLQAEWRDRGDFIRSFMRRYEGVNEAALRDVIARKVTPSLRARVLAEATERIAEHRAAGHRTVLVTGQIDVFVEPLADMFDVIVAGRMEKDADGRWTGHLATSPLVDEARATWLTRYARDSGVDLAGSYAYGDTYSDRPWLEVVGHPNVVNPDSSLYRYAKEKRWPVHSWTTTAEGRFSPVLRSLNGSGRR; encoded by the coding sequence GTGTCCGACCCTTTGAACAACGCCCACGTCCTCATCACGGGCGCCACCGGCTTCGTCGGCCAGGCCGTCCTGGAGAAGCTGCTCTCGACCTACCCCACCACCCGGATCAGCCTGCTGGTCCGGCCACGCGGCGCGCTGACCGCGCAGATGCGCGTGGACAAGCTGCTGAGGAAGCCCGTGTTCTCCGCGTGGCGCGAGCGGGTGGGGGACGACGGCGTGGCCGCCGCCGCGGGTCGTGTCACCGTTCTGTCCGGTGACCTCGGGGACGTGCCGCCGCTCTCGGACGACATCGACGTCGTCATCCACTCCGCATCGAGCGTCTCCTTCGACATGCCGATCGACGACGCCTTCCGCGACAACGTGGGCGGCCCGGTCTCCCTCTACACCGCGCTGCTGGAGTCCGGCTCGGACCCGCACGTGGTGCACGTCTCCACCTGCTACGTCGCCGGGCTGCGCAAGGGCGTCGCCGAGGAGCGATCCCTCGACCATGCTGTCGACCGCACCGAGGAGACGACCCGCGCGCTCGCCGCACGGGCCGAGGCCGAGGCCGCCTCGAGGCGCCCCGAGGTGCTCGGCAGGCTGCTCGAGAAGGCCCGGTCCGTACACCGCCGCGCCGGCGCCCAGGCCGTGTCCCAGGCCGCCGAGGAGGCCCGCGCCGCCTGGGTGACCGAACGGCTGCAGGACGCCGGACGTACCCGCGCCCAGTCCCTCGGCTGGCCCGACGTGTACACCTTCACCAAGGCGCTCGGGGAGCGTGTCGCGGAGGAGCTGTGGGGGCGCGAGCACCGGCTGTCCGTGGTGCGGCCCACGATCATCGAGAGCTCGCTGAGCCACCCCTACCCGGGTTGGATCGACGGCTTCAAGGTGGCCGACCCGCTGATCGCGGCGTACGGGCGCGGCATGCTGCCCGAGTTCCCCGCGCTCGCGGACACGATCCTCGATGTCATCCCGGTCGACCACGTCGTCAACGCCATCCTGGCCGCGGCCGCCGCGCCGTCGCCGGTCGGTGAGCCGCGGTACTACCAGGTGGCCTCCGGCATCCGGAACCCGCTGCGGTTCGGCCGGATGGTCGCGATGATCCGCGAGTACTTCAGCGCCCACCCGCTGCTGGACGACGAGGGCACCACCGTGCAGGTGCCGAACTGGACGTTCCCGAACGGGCCCGCCGTCGAGCGAAGCCTGCGCCGCCGCGAGCTCGCCGTCGACCTGGCCGACCGCGCCGTCGGCCGGCTGCCCGCGAACGACCGCACCCGCGGCTGGATCTCCGCCGTCTTCAAGGCGAAGCGTGACCTCGGGACCCTGCGCAAGTTCACGGACCTGTACAAGCCGTACACGCAGACCGAGGTGGTCTTCGACGACGCGAACACCCGGGCGCTGCACGAGTCCCTGCCGGCGGAGCGGTGGGAGTCCCACGGCTTCGACGTCACGGCGATCGACTGGGACTACTACATGATGGAGGTGCACGTCCCCAAGGTCCCCGGCCTGATGCGGGCCCGCGGCCGGCGCGGCGCCTCCGGGACCTCCACCAAGCGCGCCCTGCCGCAGCGCACCGACGTGCTCGCCGTGTTCGACCTGCACGGCACGGTGGCCGCGGCCAGCCTGATCGAGCACTACGTGTGGGTGGAGCTCGCCGCCAAGGGGTCCGGCCAGGCGTTGCGTGAGCTCGGTGGCATGGTGGCCAACTCCGGCACCTACCTGCAGGCCGAATGGCGAGACCGCGGCGACTTCATCCGCAGTTTCATGCGCCGGTACGAGGGGGTCAACGAGGCCGCGCTGCGCGATGTCATCGCCCGCAAGGTGACCCCGTCCCTGCGGGCCCGCGTCCTCGCCGAGGCCACCGAACGGATCGCGGAACACCGTGCCGCCGGCCACCGCACCGTTCTGGTCACCGGCCAGATCGACGTCTTCGTGGAACCGCTGGCGGACATGTTCGACGTGATCGTGGCCGGTCGGATGGAGAAGGACGCCGACGGACGCTGGACCGGTCACCTGGCCACGTCCCCGCTCGTGGACGAGGCCCGCGCCACGTGGCTGACCCGGTACGCCCGGGACTCCGGCGTCGACCTCGCCGGCTCCTACGCCTACGGCGACACCTACTCGGACCGGCCCTGGCTCGAGGTGGTCGGCCACCCGAACGTCGTCAACCCCGACTCCTCGCTGTACCGGTACGCCAAGGAGAAGCGCTGGCCGGTGCACAGCTGGACCACCACCGCCGAGGGGCGGTTCTC
- a CDS encoding TetR/AcrR family transcriptional regulator gives MARREDVDRRIYAAAMNLLRTHGPLAVTVEAVAAESGVARTTIYRRHKDRDAVLAAALGDHMASRVVEPGDDVWRDMRAAVESLIATLEGGPGSGVFLGLVQSGDRDQVELIRDKLLRPRIALAVERLRDGVATGQVRPDADIEVAVDLLLGAVAARFAHSGTFPPGWAGSVVSTLRVALQADRDPSEG, from the coding sequence ATGGCGCGCCGCGAGGACGTCGACCGCCGCATCTACGCGGCGGCGATGAACCTGCTCCGCACCCATGGCCCGCTGGCCGTGACGGTCGAGGCGGTCGCCGCCGAGTCCGGCGTCGCCCGGACCACGATCTACCGGCGCCACAAGGACCGGGACGCGGTCCTCGCCGCAGCGCTCGGCGACCACATGGCGAGCCGGGTCGTCGAGCCGGGCGACGACGTCTGGCGGGACATGCGCGCCGCGGTCGAGTCCCTGATCGCCACCCTGGAGGGCGGCCCCGGCTCCGGCGTGTTCCTCGGCCTGGTGCAGAGCGGGGACCGGGACCAGGTGGAGCTCATCCGGGACAAGCTGCTGCGGCCGCGGATCGCGCTCGCGGTGGAGCGGCTGCGGGACGGCGTCGCGACCGGGCAGGTGCGCCCCGATGCGGACATCGAGGTCGCCGTCGACCTGCTCCTCGGCGCCGTGGCGGCCCGGTTCGCCCACTCGGGAACGTTTCCGCCGGGCTGGGCCGGCTCGGTCGTGTCCACCCTGCGGGTCGCGTTGCAGGCGGACCGCGACCCATCCGAAGGATGA
- a CDS encoding PHP domain-containing protein, which produces MDPIDALERVAFLLERDLADPHRIQAFRRAARRLRGLEPDELATRLAAGTLTELPDVGPRTAGVAMAVARGETPDYLADLESAAGPLVDGAAEVRGWLRGDLHTHSDASDGGSPVTEMAVTAIDLGHSYFALTDHSPRLTVARGLSPDRLRAQIAQVAALNAELAPFRIFTGVEVDILENGALDGEPDLLDEVDIVVASVHSALRMPAEQMTLRMVRAIANPRVDVLGHCTGRRVMGGRGTRPESEFDAEIVFEACRRFGVAVEINSRPERRDPPTRLLRLAVEMDCVFAIDSDAHAPGQLDLLDHGCARAAAAGLTPDRIVNSWAAPTLLEWTRVNG; this is translated from the coding sequence GTGGATCCGATCGACGCGCTGGAACGGGTGGCGTTCCTGCTCGAGCGCGACCTCGCGGACCCCCACCGGATCCAGGCGTTCCGCCGGGCCGCGCGCCGGCTGCGTGGGCTCGAGCCGGACGAGCTCGCGACTCGGCTTGCCGCCGGCACCCTCACAGAACTGCCCGACGTCGGACCCCGCACCGCGGGCGTCGCCATGGCGGTCGCCCGCGGCGAGACGCCGGACTACCTGGCGGATCTGGAGTCCGCCGCCGGCCCGCTGGTCGACGGCGCCGCCGAGGTGCGCGGCTGGCTGCGCGGCGACCTGCACACCCACTCGGACGCCTCCGACGGGGGCAGCCCGGTCACCGAGATGGCCGTGACCGCGATCGACCTCGGGCACTCCTACTTCGCCCTGACCGACCACTCGCCGCGCCTGACCGTGGCGCGCGGGCTGTCCCCGGACCGGCTGCGCGCCCAGATCGCGCAGGTCGCCGCGCTGAACGCCGAGCTCGCGCCGTTCCGGATCTTCACCGGGGTGGAGGTGGACATCCTTGAGAACGGCGCGCTCGACGGCGAGCCCGACCTTCTCGACGAGGTCGACATCGTGGTCGCGAGCGTCCACTCGGCCCTGCGGATGCCGGCCGAGCAGATGACGCTGCGGATGGTCAGGGCGATCGCGAACCCGCGCGTGGACGTGCTCGGACACTGCACCGGCCGCCGGGTCATGGGCGGGCGCGGCACCCGGCCGGAGTCCGAGTTCGATGCGGAGATCGTCTTCGAGGCGTGCCGCCGGTTCGGCGTCGCCGTGGAGATCAACTCACGCCCCGAGCGCCGGGACCCACCCACCCGGTTGCTCCGCCTCGCCGTCGAGATGGACTGCGTGTTCGCGATCGACTCCGACGCGCACGCCCCCGGCCAGCTCGACCTGCTCGATCACGGGTGCGCCCGCGCCGCTGCCGCCGGCCTCACGCCGGACCGGATCGTGAACTCCTGGGCCGCCCCGACGCTGCTCGAATGGACCCGCGTGAACGGGTAG